In Citrus sinensis cultivar Valencia sweet orange chromosome 2, DVS_A1.0, whole genome shotgun sequence, a single genomic region encodes these proteins:
- the LOC102612320 gene encoding DEAD-box ATP-dependent RNA helicase 41: MANNQNMAIPHGDGVDDSQSDVKEWSKDQREALPEEPKCVICGRYGEYICDETDDDVCSLECKQKLLCRVANANRGMRVVPPPPPERLPATDECFYVRESDENSGFQSLTIGQTDSLRKRLEINVKGDAVPAPILSFSSCSLSQKLLQNIEAAGYDMPTPVQMQAIPSALSGKSLLVSANTGSGKTASFLVPVISQCANIRLHHSQNQKNPLAMVLTPTRELCIQVEEQAKLLGKGLPFKTALVVGGDAMARQVYRIQQGVELIVGTPGRLIDLLMKHDIELDDIRMFVLDEVDCMLQRGFRDQVMQIFRALSLPQILMYSATISQEVEKMSSSISKDIVVVSVGKPNMPNKAVKQLAIWVESNKKKQKLFDILMSKQHFTPPAVVYVGSRLGADLLSNAISVTTGMKALSIHGEKPMKERREIMRSLLVGEVPVIVATGILGRGVELLGVRQVIIFDMPNSIKEYVHQIGRASQMGDEGTAIVFVNEENKNLFQELVDILKSSGAGIPRELINSRYTVGSFSSGKGFKKRKR; this comes from the exons ATGGCGAATAATCAAAATATGGCAATCCCTCATGGGGATGGAGTCGATG ATTCACAAAGTGATGTGAAAGAGTGGAGTAAGGATCAGAGAGAAGCTCTGCCGGAGGAGCCAAAATGTGTGATATGTGGCCGCTATGGTGAGTATATTTGTGATGAGACGGACGACGATGTCTGCAGTTTGGAATGTAAACAAAAGCTGTTATGCAGGGTTGCAAATGCCAACAGGGGGATGCGGGTTGTGCCTCCCCCGCCTCCTGAAAGATTACCTGCTACTGATGAGTGTTTCTACGTTAGAGAATCTGATGAAAACTCAGGATTTCAATCGTTGACTATTGGTCAGACTGATTCGCTGAGGAAGAGACTGGAAATCAATGTGAAGGGAGATGCAGTTCCGGCACCTATTTTGTCGTTCTCCTCTTGCAGCTTATCTCAGAAGCTCCTCCAAAATATTGAAGCTGCTGGTTATGACATGCCCACACCTGTCCAAATGCAAGCAATCCCATCTGCTTTGAGTGGTAAAAGCCTGCTTGTTTCTGCCAATACAGGCTCAGGGAAAACTGCTTCCTTTCTTGTTCCTGTTATTTCTCAATGTGCAAATATTCGGCTTCACCACTCGCAGAACCAGAAAAATCCATTAGCCATGGTTTTAACTCCAACCAGGGAGCTCTGTATCCAAGTTGAGGAACAAGCTAAGTTGCTTGGAAAAGGTTTGCCTTTCAAAACTGCACTTGTGGTTGGTGGTGATGCTATGGCCAGACAGGTCTACCGTATTCAGCAAGGAGTAGAACTGATTGTAGGAACTCCAGGCAGGCTCATTGACCTTCTAATGAAGCATGATATAGAACTAGATGACATAAGGATGTTTGTTTTGGATGAGGTTGACTGCATGCTTCAAAGGGGCTTTCGAGACCAGGTGATGCAGATTTTCAGGGCCCTTTCGCTACCCCAAATCTTAATGTATTCTGCGACGATATCACAAGAGGTGGAGAAAATGTCGAGCTCCATATCAAAGGATATCGTTGTTGTCTCTGTTGGCAAGCCTAACATGCCAAATAAGGCTGTTAAGCAACTTGCTATCTGGGTtgagtcaaataaaaagaagcaaaaactTTTTGACATATTGATGAGCAAGCAGCATTTTACTCCACCGGCTGTAGTCTATGTGGGTTCAAGACTTGGGGCTGATCTCCTGTCTAATGCAATTTCAGTCACTACAGGGATGAAAGCCTTATCAATTCATGGGGAGAAGCCCATGAAGGAGAGAAGAGAAATAATGAGGTCACTTTTAGTGGGAGAAGTCCCTGTGATTGTGGCCACGGGGATTTTGGGTCGAGGAGTTGAACTCTTGGGTGTGAGGCAGGTTATAATATTTGACATGCCCAATTCTATCAAGGAGTATGTCCATCAAATAGGTAGGGCTTCTCAAATGGGAGACGAGGGTACAGCAATTGTATTTGTGAATGAGGAGAATAAGAATTTGTTTCAGGAGTtggttgatattttaaaatcttctGGAGCAGGTATACCTCGAGAACTTATTAATTCACGATATACAGTTGGTTCATTCTCATCTGGCAAGGGCTTTAAAAAGAGGAAACGCTGA